In a single window of the Rhodamnia argentea isolate NSW1041297 chromosome 2, ASM2092103v1, whole genome shotgun sequence genome:
- the LOC115746256 gene encoding uncharacterized protein LOC115746256 — MAWLARSLADSLRLDDDDDENQNRIANEVEIEPPEGGPSRGVKEDLTELTQTFTRQLWGVANFLAPPPSQPNTPSPPSNPSVDEWSRLEPSDRSDHCDGGPRERSSDVVSGSRSDVTEEAPKLHSIESGSEIGDEDDDFGEEECAYGDAVGVTDEVLAFARNISMHPETWLDFPLDSEDDLDDFEMSVAQREHAVAIEQLAPRLRALRIEFCPCHMTESYFWKVYFVLLHSRLDKHDAEILYTPQVVEARKMWMQELQKQTNTENDWYGRQIYHMKENSDMLQEDLLPGSPSYMHSAGMAHRTNDFEPSKSSTSRFSDPEKCPSISSGTHVTCESVAEENAVQIKDKDLLLGGSSKMPIQNFDDGDDDDDWPEEEDSDLLGYNAGVITVGIEEDISFSDLEGDEDVCMPIKSKPVS, encoded by the exons ATGGCGTGGTTGGCTCGCTCCCTCGCCGACTCTCTCCggctcgacgacgacgacgacgaaa ATCAAAATCGAATCGCGAACGAAGTCGAGATCGAGCCGCCTGAGGGGGGGCCATCGCGCGGCGTCAAAGAAGACCTGACCGAGCTCACGCAGACATTCACGCGCCAGCTCTGGGGCGTCGCCAATTTCCTCGCCCCGCCTCCGTCTCAGCCTAACACCCCTTCTCCGCCGTCGAATCCGTCCGTTGATGAATGGAGCCGATTGGAGCCCTCCGATCGGTCCGATCACTGCGACGGTGGACCGCGAGAGCGATCGAGTGATGTGGTATCCGGATCGAGAAGCGACGTGACCGAGGAGGCCCCGAAACTGCACTCGATTGAGTCGGGAAGTGAAATTGGAGACGAAGACGACGATTTTGGGGAAGAGGAGTGTGCTTATGGTGATGCTGTAGGGGTTACGGACGAGGTCTTGGCGTTCGCGCGGAATATCTCGATGCATCCTGAAACTTGGCTTGATTTTCCTCTTGATTCGGAAGACGATTTAGATG ATTTCGAGATGTCAGTTGCCCAGCGAGAGCATGCTGTAGCTATTGAACAATTAGCTCCTCGATTGCGTGCTCTGAGGATTGAATTTTGTCCGTGTCATATGACCGAAAGTTATTTTTGGAAAGTCTACTTCGTTCTTCTGCATTCAAGACTGGACAAACATGACGCAGAAATCTTGTACACGCCCCAG GTTGTGGAGGCGAGAAAAATGTGGATGCAGGAATTACAGAAGCAGACAAACACAGAAAATGACTGGTATGgaagacaaatttatcatatgaaAGAAAACTCAGACATGCTGCAGGAAGATCTCCTTCCTGGTTCACCCAGTTACATGCATTCTGCAGGCATGGCACATAGGACTAATGATTTTGAACCATCAAAATCGTCCACATCAAGATTTAGTGACCCTGAAAAGTGTCCTAGTATAAGTTCGGGGACACATGTCACTTGTGAATCTGTAGCTGAAGAAAATGCAGTGCAGATTAAGGATAAGGATTTACTGTTAGGTGGATCCTCTAAAATGCCTATTCAAAACttcgatgatggtgatgatgatgatgattggcCGGAGGAGGAAGATTCAGATCTCCTCGGCTACAATGCAGGTGTTATTACTGTGGGAATCGAAGAGGATATTTCCTTTAGTGATCTCGAGGGTGATGAGGATGTCTGTATGCCCATTAAGTCCAAGCCAGTTTCTTGA
- the LOC115746342 gene encoding uncharacterized protein LOC115746342, which yields MRTKKHGHNRFVRIITIPLRALTKARDLYVRGLNYADRVHGGVGCPAGQFSAMPRSFSVSSSRPSSEADDLGELIRAASARSFGSKIDVDAILRQQQRHLKQRPSSDWGPEVLPKSCSVAMGRIDEEEEPREFGDDDGVGAKKVDLLFPRSRSYAVGNRNYVH from the coding sequence ATGAGGACCAAGAAGCACGGCCACAACCGGTTCGTGAGGATCATCACCATCCCTCTCAGAGCCCTGACCAAGGCGCGCGACCTGTACGTCCGGGGCTTGAACTACGCGGACAGAGTCCACGGCGGCGTCGGGTGCCCAGCTGGGCAGTTCTCCGCCATGCCCCGGAGCTTCAGCGTGAGTTCGTCCAGGCCGTCCAGCGAGGCCGACGATCTCGGGGAGCTGATACGTGCCGCCTCCGCTAGGAGCTTCGGGAGCAAGATCGACGTGGACGCGATCCTCCGGCAGCAGCAGCGGCATCTGAAGCAGCGGCCGTCGTCGGACTGGGGTCCCGAGGTGTTGCCCAAGAGTTGCAGCGTCGCGATGGGCCGGatcgacgaggaggaggagcccCGTGAGTTCGGAGACGACGATGGGGTTGGCGCGAAGAAGGTCGATTTACTGTTTCCGAGAAGCAGAAGCTATGCTGTCGGAAACAGAAATTACGTGCATTGA
- the LOC115746353 gene encoding protein SOB FIVE-LIKE 5-like, which yields MTSGSGCESGWTFYLYGSSFSSEKVCGGGGGSSRILESFGVKEEEGGGDSLSMVSDASSGPPCYYVDEPSLSSSSACGKKRSKKPESAARRGHSCFEDTATSPQLNSPKKSLTNLSKNQVSASHVWDPSDSYSVDRVKGKHRDSLESSQDERVRQLRKAAKGLSKSSA from the exons ATGACTAGTGGTAGTGGGTGCGAGTCTGGTTGGACTTTCTACCTGTACGGGTCGTCTTTCTCTTCCGAGAAAGTttgtggcggtggcggtggcagcAGCAGAATCCTAGAAAGTTTCGGAgtaaaagaagaggaaggaggaggagacagTTTGTCAATGGTCTCTGACGCGTCGTCAGGACCTCCGTGTTATTATGTGGACGAGCCTTCCTTGTCCTCTTCCTCTGCTTGCGGCAAAAAGAGATCGAAGAAGCCTGAAAGTGCCGCGAGGCGTGGCCATTCGTGTTTTGAGGACACTGCTACTTCCCCACAACTGAACTCTCCCAAG AAGAGCTTAACAAATCTCTCGAAGAATCAAGTGTCGGCCAGCCATGTTTGGGACCCTTCAGATAGTTACTCTGTGGACCGCGTGAAG GGAAAGCACCGTGATTCCTTGGAGTCCTCTCAGGACGAGAGAGTGAGACAGCTCAGGAAAGCAGCGAAAGGCCTCTCGAAGAGTTCAGCTTGA
- the LOC115746289 gene encoding exocyst complex component EXO70I-like translates to MASQEDEPTIARLEVACKDLKSLLRKSADLDRNMEKMDKRFDLIDQSLSLASRRIAPLQSMVMANKALDTRINRAITPALSLIHSFRLFESLQADIVDLSARLSDEVAPSLNWLERLLEYINCVDQLNTAVRSISEEGEPAIQKLQEVVEFLSRTKATDNFRTHRLRETLVTLKALYETEVDAMRFEGLLDEALLQLQDEYEGLLQQLKHENVREAEECGDGKVAGSELGSDQEVEALRRISETLAANDCLDICIDIFIKVRYRRAAKALMRLNPEYLKTYTPEEIDKMEWESLETAITLWIQHFELALKTVLVSERRLCNQVLGGLMDGLVWPECFVKIADKIMAVFFRFGEGVARSKKEPQKLFKLLDMFDSLEKLKAEFIQIFEGESGTDICIRFRELEKLLVAASSKVFWEFGLQIEGNSDGLPPPQDGSVLKLVRYAINYLKYLVDETYSGPMAKVLQTEQVWRAGILSKPELEEDLLRDAVSNVMEALQRNVESKRGRYKEKILPHVFAMNTYWYIYMRTRNTELGKLLGEKYMKKGYKVVAEESAYLYQKQAWGSLVRLLEAKADDPGNKTRASARMEAFLNGLEEASQKHRSSYAIPDADLREQIKEATVKLVVPAYAEFVSAHGSVLKEGSYASADSIRELLSQVFEGGDGEGDGKRPRRRGSRGGGSGGAVDGDGKDFRRSRSDVSDLLI, encoded by the exons ATGGCGTCTCAAGAAGACGAACCCACCATAGCGAGGCTCGAGGTGGCGTGCAAGGACCTGAAGAGTCTCCTCCGGAAATCCGCGGACCTGGACCGTAACATGGAGAAGATGGACAAGAGGTTCGACCTCATCGACCAGTCTCTATCCTTGGCGTCCCGACGCATTGCCCCCTTGCAGTCCATGGTTATGGCCAACAAGGCCCTTGATACCCGGATAAATCGCGCCATCACCCCGGCCCTCTCCCTCATCCACAGCTTCCGCCTCTTCGAGTCCCTCCAGGCCGACATTGTCGACCTCTCCGCCAGGCTCTCCGACGAGGTGGCACCGTCCCTGAACTGGCTCGAGAGGCTCCTCGAGTACATCAACTGCGTCGACCAGCTCAACACCGCCGTGAGGTCCATCAGCGAGGAAGGCGAGCCGGCCATCCAGAAGCTCCAGGAGGTGGTGGAGTTCCTAAGCCGGACCAAGGCGACCGACAATTTCAGGACGCACCGGCTGAGGGAGACGCTCGTCACGCTCAAGGCGCTGTACGAGACAGAGGTCGATGCGATGCGGTTCGAAGGGTTGCTCGACGAGGCTTTGCTTCAGTTGCAGGACGAGTATGAAGGTTTGTTGCAGCAGCTGAAGCACGAGAATGTCAGGGAGGCGGAGGAGTGCGGCGATGGCAAGGTTGCCGGGTCGGAGCTGGGGTCGGATCAGGAGGTGGAGGCTCTGAGGAGGATATCGGAAACGTTGGCGGCGAATGACTGTTTGGACATTTGCATCGATATCTTCATCAAG GTGAGATACAGAAGAGCCGCGAAGGCACTGATGCGCCTAAACCCAGAGTACCTTAAGACGTACACGCCGGAAGAGATCGACAAGATGGAGTGGGAGAGCTTGGAGACGGCCATTACCCTGTGGATCCAGCACTTCGAGCTCGCGCTCAAGACTGTCCTCGTCTCCGAGAGGAGGCTGTGCAACCAGGTCCTGGGCGGCCTCATGGACGGCCTCGTCTGGCCCGAGTGCTTCGTCAAGATCGCCGACAAGATCATGGCCGTCTTCTTCCGCTTTGGTGAGGGCGTCGCCCGTAGCAAGAAGGAGCCCCAGAAGCTCTTCAAGCTCCTCGACATGTTCGACTCCCTCGAGAAACTCAAGGCCGAGTTCATCCAA aTCTTTGAGGGCGAGTCTGGAACCGACATTTGCATCCGGTTCAGAGAGCTTGAGAAGCTGCTCGTCGCCGCCTCAAGCAAGGTGTTCTGGGAGTTTGGCCTCCAGATCGAGGGGAACTCCGACGGCCTCCCTCCGCCACAGGATGGCTCGGTGCTGAAGCTCGTAAGGTACGCCATCAACTACCTCAAGTACCTCGTCGACGAGACCTACAGTGGTCCCATGGCGAAGGTGCTGCAGACGGAGCAGGTGTGGAGGGCGGGCATCCTGTCAAAGCCCGAGTTGGAGGAGGACCTGCTCCGAGACGCCGTCTCCAACGTCATGGAGGCGCTGCAGCGGAACGTGGAGTCCAAGAGGGGGCGGTACAAGGAGAAGATACTCCCGCACGTGTTCGCGATGAACACCTACTGGTATATCTACATGAGGACGAGGAACACGGAACTCGGGAAGCTCCTGGGCGAGAAGTACATGAAGAAGGGGTACAAGGTGGTGGCCGAGGAGTCGGCCTACCTGTATCAGAAGCAAGCATGGGGATCTCTGGTGCGGCTTCTCGAGGCGAAGGCCGACGACCCGGGCAACAAGACCAGAGCGAGCGCGAGGATGGAGGCGTTCTTGAATGGCTTGGAGGAGGCGTCGCAGAAGCACCGGAGCTCCTACGCCATCCCGGACGCTGACCTGAGGGAGCAGATCAAGGAAGCGACAGTGAAGCTGGTGGTGCCGGCTTACGCCGAGTTCGTGAGCGCTCACGGTTCCGTCTTGAAGGAGGGCTCGTACGCGAGCGCCGACTCGATTCGGGAGTTGCTAAGTCAGGTGTTCGAAGGAGGCGACGGGGAAGGGGACGGGAAGAGGCCGAGGCGTCGGGGTTCGAGGGGTGGCGGGAGTGGTGGTGCCGTCGATGGGGATGGGAAGGACTTTCGACGGTCCAGATCAGATGTTAGTGATTTGTTGATCTAG